A region from the Aliarcobacter thereius LMG 24486 genome encodes:
- a CDS encoding aldehyde dehydrogenase family protein, whose product MIYNRPKFKEKYENFIGGEWVAPLSNEYFESISPVDGKILTKIPRSNEKDVDLAVAAAKKGFEEFKHTSVTQRSALLNKIADIVEANLEELALAETMDNGKAIRETLNADLPLFIDHFRYFASVIRAESGTISDLDENTISQEIHEPYGVVAQIIPWNFPLLMAAWKLAPAIAAGNCVILKPASSTPVSILLFLDLIKDVLPKGVINVINGAGGKIGKHLVTHKDVKKVAFTGETKTGQEIMRYATENIIPSTLELGGKSPNIFFESIMQEDDEFFDKAIEGLVLFAFNSGEVCTCPSRALIQESIYEAFMKRVIERVKAIKVGNPLDTENTMGAQNSLAQKEKISKYLDIAKDEGAECLVGGNIFNSKINPDGFYIEPTIFKGHNKMRIFQEEIFGPVLSVTTFKDEKEAIEIANDTEYGLGSGLWSRDAHQIHRVSRAIEAGRVWVNCYHMYPAHASFGGYKKSGIGRETHMVMLNSYRQTKNILTSFSPKALGFF is encoded by the coding sequence ATGATTTACAATAGACCAAAGTTTAAAGAGAAATATGAAAATTTCATTGGTGGAGAGTGGGTAGCACCACTTAGTAATGAGTATTTTGAGAGTATTTCTCCAGTTGATGGAAAAATTCTTACAAAAATTCCAAGATCAAATGAAAAAGATGTTGATTTAGCAGTTGCTGCTGCTAAAAAAGGTTTTGAAGAGTTTAAACATACAAGTGTAACTCAAAGAAGCGCATTATTAAACAAAATTGCTGATATTGTTGAAGCAAATTTAGAAGAATTAGCACTTGCTGAAACAATGGATAATGGAAAAGCGATTAGAGAGACTTTAAATGCTGATTTACCACTATTTATTGACCATTTCAGATATTTTGCATCAGTAATAAGAGCAGAATCAGGAACTATTTCTGATTTAGATGAGAATACAATATCTCAAGAAATTCATGAACCTTATGGTGTTGTTGCACAAATTATTCCATGGAATTTCCCACTTCTAATGGCAGCTTGGAAACTTGCACCTGCAATTGCAGCTGGAAATTGTGTTATACTAAAACCAGCTAGTTCAACACCTGTATCAATACTTTTATTTCTTGATTTAATAAAAGATGTTTTACCAAAAGGTGTTATAAATGTAATAAATGGTGCTGGTGGAAAGATAGGAAAGCATTTAGTAACTCATAAAGATGTCAAAAAAGTTGCATTTACGGGAGAGACTAAAACAGGTCAAGAAATTATGAGATATGCAACAGAAAATATAATTCCATCAACTCTTGAACTTGGAGGGAAATCTCCAAATATCTTCTTTGAATCAATTATGCAAGAAGATGATGAGTTTTTTGATAAAGCAATAGAAGGTTTAGTTCTGTTTGCATTTAATAGTGGAGAAGTTTGTACTTGTCCATCAAGAGCATTGATTCAAGAATCAATTTATGAAGCATTTATGAAAAGAGTTATAGAAAGAGTAAAAGCTATAAAAGTTGGGAATCCACTTGATACAGAAAATACAATGGGAGCACAAAATTCACTTGCTCAAAAAGAAAAAATATCAAAATATTTGGATATTGCAAAAGATGAGGGTGCTGAGTGTTTAGTTGGTGGAAATATCTTTAATTCTAAAATAAATCCAGATGGTTTTTATATTGAACCAACTATATTTAAAGGTCATAATAAAATGAGAATTTTCCAAGAAGAGATTTTTGGACCTGTTTTATCTGTGACTACATTTAAAGATGAAAAAGAAGCAATAGAGATTGCAAATGATACAGAGTATGGATTGGGTTCTGGACTTTGGTCAAGAGATGCACATCAAATTCACAGAGTTTCAAGAGCTATTGAAGCTGGAAGAGTTTGGGTAAATTGTTATCATATGTATCCAGCTCATGCATCATTTGGAGGATATAAAAAATCTGGAATAGGAAGAGAAACTCATATGGTTATGTTAAATTCTTATAGACAGACAAAAAATATATTAACTTCATTTAGTCCTAAAGCTTTAGGATTCTTTTAG
- the fbaA gene encoding class II fructose-bisphosphate aldolase, whose product MGVLDVVNAGVLSGSEAKKLFAYAKEQGFAIPAVNVVGTDSVNAVLEVAAKVKSPIIVQFSNGGAGFYAGKGLKTSDAAVLGAISGANHVHIMAKAYNIPVILHTDHAAKKLLPWIDGLLDAGKEHFNKTGKPLFTSHMLDLSEESLEENISICVEYFKKMKDLDMMIEIELGITGGEEDGVDNTNVDNSLLYTQPSEVAFAYEELSKVGENFTIAASFGNVHGVYKPGNVVLSPKILLNSQKYIEENFKTSSKPVDFVFHGGSGSELQDIRDAISYGVIKMNIDTDTQWSFWDGVRAYEAKYHGYLQGQIGNPEGEDKPNKNYYDPRKWLRAGQESMISRLETAYSDLLALNKN is encoded by the coding sequence ATGGGTGTATTAGATGTTGTAAATGCTGGAGTTTTATCAGGAAGTGAAGCTAAAAAACTTTTTGCATATGCAAAAGAGCAAGGTTTTGCAATACCAGCAGTTAATGTTGTAGGAACAGATTCTGTAAATGCTGTTTTAGAAGTTGCTGCAAAAGTTAAATCACCAATTATTGTTCAGTTTTCAAATGGTGGAGCTGGATTTTATGCAGGAAAAGGTTTAAAAACTTCTGATGCCGCTGTTCTTGGAGCTATTAGTGGAGCAAATCATGTTCATATTATGGCTAAAGCTTATAATATACCTGTAATTTTACATACAGATCATGCAGCTAAAAAACTTCTTCCTTGGATTGATGGTTTATTAGATGCAGGAAAAGAACACTTTAATAAAACAGGAAAACCACTTTTTACATCACATATGCTTGATTTAAGTGAAGAGAGTCTTGAAGAGAATATCTCTATTTGTGTTGAGTATTTCAAAAAGATGAAAGATCTTGATATGATGATTGAGATTGAACTTGGGATTACTGGTGGAGAAGAAGATGGAGTTGATAATACAAATGTAGATAACTCTTTATTATACACTCAACCAAGTGAAGTGGCTTTTGCTTATGAAGAGTTAAGTAAAGTTGGTGAAAACTTTACAATAGCTGCAAGTTTTGGAAATGTTCATGGAGTTTATAAGCCAGGGAATGTTGTACTTAGTCCAAAAATATTATTAAATTCTCAAAAATATATTGAAGAAAATTTTAAAACTTCTTCAAAACCAGTTGATTTTGTATTCCATGGAGGAAGTGGTTCAGAACTACAAGATATAAGAGATGCTATATCTTATGGAGTTATTAAAATGAATATTGATACAGATACTCAATGGTCATTTTGGGATGGAGTAAGAGCTTACGAAGCAAAATATCATGGATATTTACAAGGGCAAATTGGAAATCCAGAAGGTGAAGATAAGCCAAATAAAAATTATTATGACCCAAGAAAATGGCTAAGAGCGGGACAAGAGAGTATGATTTCAAGACTTGAAACTGCATATTCTGATCTTTTAGCATTAAATAAAAACTAA